The sequence GACTACGGCTCCCACAAGCCAGGGGTCCGCAATGTGGCCACCCACTGCAATACATATTACACCTAATCCGACAAAAAATACAGCCACAGCCCTGCCCGGGCGCAGATCAAACAGGTTGAGAATGTTCGATGCCAGAGGGACCAGTATGGCTGCTAGAACCCACTTCAGCGGAGCGCCGCCGGAGATATACCAGCCGGCCGCTATCCCTACGATTCCGCCGCCGATTGCCTTGACTGCCCCCGTGGTGAGCCTGCGTTCAAAGAGAAGCCGTTTGAAGTGACCCTTAAACCCGCCGACTTCGCGCGTGCCCCATATGTCATCGATTATCCCAAGCGCCCACATCGCGCCCATAGGTGCAAGATAGGTCCAAACGCTCTTCATGTGGACGTAATGCATTTGGGCGAGGCCTATCATTACGGCCGCCATATAAACGAACGATACTATTCCGTACGAGGCCATGATCGGGGTCTTTTTATAATTGAGTTTTACAAGTCCGACTTTGGGAGCAAGGCTGAAGACAGCAGCGTACCATAGTATGGCGAACAGCCCTAAAATTGCAGGAATGATATGGTTCAAAGCGCGCTACCGGTTCCTCGTGTCATCATCACCATACGAATCATCAAAGAGCTTGCGCAGGCGGTCTTTGTCGCGCTTCTCTTTGATCCATCCGAATGGGTTTAACTTATGCATTATGCTTTGGCGCCTGTGGACACGCACGACCTGACCCCTGTCTTGCCTGGTCCGCACGCCGAAGTCGTGAGGCAGGATATACCAATATGAAAAAGCGCAGCCCAGCAAAGCAAACAGGCCCAAGAGCAAGTTAACCTGACCATAGGATATCAGCACAAGCACGACATCAAGCAGCGCCAGGTACTTGAGCTTCATAGGGATGATAAAGAAGAACAATATCTGCTGTTCGGGGTTCATCATTGCCCATGCAATTGTGACACCCGCCAGCGGAAGCCATAAGCCGATAAGCGAGATTTGTATGTTCAATAGGACATAGCCTATCCAAAGTCCGCATGCTGTTATTGCGCACATTAGGAAAAAGTACAGCGCATACCGGCCGGTGTCCCATGACCTCTCCAGGCTGCCTCCGGCAACCCACAACCAGTATGCTCCAAAGAGCAGGCTGATAATGTCCCCTCCGACGGCCACCAGGGGATAGGTAACAAATGTCCATGGCATCTTCAGGGCTATTGCCGAGTTGAATCCTAGCAGGTATGTAAATATACCGAGTTTAAACAGGGTGATCGCGATAAAAGTCGCCGCATTCGCTATGATAATCAGCTTTGTCAGCGGTATTCTATCTTCAAAAAGCCAATATCTTATCTTATCGCTTGTTGTGTATCCTCGCATAACTGCTCCAACAACTCAGAATTCAAAATTTACGGTCGTCTTCTTTTCCAAAGAGCCCTGGTAATATCGATAAACTGCTGACCTCTATGCATAAAACCCTTAAAGGTGCGTCCCGACACCCTGTGATTCAAGGGCAGGGGAACCTCTACTATCTTGTAGCCCTTTCTCAGAGCATCGATAGTGAGAGCGGTCTCGACACCGAAGCCCTTCTCGAAACCGCCTATGTCCTCAATCAGTTTGCGCCTGATAGCTCTCTGGCCGGAGATGGGAGCTGTCACCAGCATTCCGCCGTATTTCTTGATTCCCCACCTCGCCAGTTTCAACACAAATCCGAACCCGCCCTTATGACCCGGTGGAGCTTTCATAACTGCAATGGACATGTCCGCCTGGTCGGCTAAAATCGGTTCGAGCAGTTTGTATGTCTCAGCCGCGCTTGGCCCCAGGTCCGCATCGATTATCAGCAAAATATCGGAGTCTGTCTCAGCGGTGCCGCGATTCATAGCCGCGCCTTTGCCGAGGTTCCGGTTCATCTGGATTACGCGCGCGCCTGCATCATATGCAACGAAAGGTGTTTCGTCCTCAGAGCCGTCGTCGATTACAACCACTTCATCTACGCCGGGCATGCCGAGCGCCGCCTGCACAGTCTGGCCTATTGTGTCCTGCTCGTTATACGCAGGTATGAGCACTGTTATTCCGGCCAATTACTTCTTCTCCAGGCTTTGAGGGATGAGTCTATCGGCTGTGTCTTTGACACCGAACTGAGCCTTTTCGCCGTTAAGCGCACAGATCAATGCAATCTGGCCTATAGCCGAATCTACATTGTCGACTGTCGCGATTCCCGATTTATGCCAGACCGGAACATATGAGCCTTCGCATTTGGTTCCCTCACACCCAACTATGGTGACATCCGGTGCCGCGAACTGCGAAATCAACTGAGTATCAATGTACTGAGGGCTAAAAGTGGTCCGTGATTCGGCGCCGCCGACCAATACAATAAACCGGTTGTGTCTGTTATATTCACCCGTAAACTTCGCAATGCCCGAGTCTTCCAGCTTTGAGAGCAAATGCTGATAATCACCGGTATAAAGCAGGTTTGCAAGCATGGAAAATATTTTATCTCTCGCTTCTTTTGGGTCGCCAGGCGGGGTTATACCACAGTTTATCAACGCTGCGCTGATCTTTGCATCATCGTCAAACGGAAATGAACGGTTGATATCAGTGACCGAGTTTACTCGCGCTCCAGCCATCTCCAGAGCAAGTTTCACATTGCCTGAGAGTTCGTCATAATCACCGGTCTGGACTATCGCTACATTTCTCCAGGCCAGTCTGTCCTTTACGACCGTCGGCAGGACCACTCTGCACAGCTCTTCACAGTTTTTGGCGAGTTCAGCTTTTTTTGAGGCATCGTCTGCGGCCATATCGATCTCACGTTTGAGCAGGCGCATGGAATTCTCATAGCGCGTAATTGTGCTGCGCTCCGTGCCGGTGATTGGAGTCCTCTTTGCAAAAGACGTTCCAATGACTATTCCGACTGCCAGCGCGAAGAAAACTGCGGCCAGACTGTATATGTGATAGCGTATATCTATCATTTTATCTTTTCCACTCCCATGGGCGGGTTTTTGTATAAAACTGCCAGAACTGCGACCTTAAGTTGTCTACCATTGCCTGGACCCGCTCTTGCATTGTGGGTGATAGCGCAAAAACGGTCGCCATTACAACCAGTGCCGCCAGCGCCAGAATCCCGACATACTTAACGCTGGGCTGTGCCCGATATAACTTACTTACACCTTTTGCGTCGACTAACCTGTTTCCGACTTTAAGCCTGACAAGAAATGTGCTCGACATACCTTTGCGGCCTTTGTCCAGGAAGTCGATCAGGTGCGAGTGAGTGCCTACGGCGACTATCAACTCGGCGCCCTTCTCATACGCCAACAGCAGCGCCAGGTCTTCACTCGTGCCCGGTATCGCACACACATGAGGTTCTAGCCCGAGTGACTGCACGCGGGGCAGGCCCGGAGCTTTGCCGCTGGTGTAAGCGTGAACTATGAGTTCGGCTCCGCATTTGAGCGTTGCATCAGAGACACTGTCCATGTCTCCTATTATGATATCAGGCTTGAGGCCCATCTCACGAAGGGCATCAGCGCCGCCGTCGACTCCGATCAGAACGGGCTTCATTTCGCGGATATAGTGCCTGATAATTGCGAGGTCCTGCTTGTATGTTTCACCCCGAACGACCACAAGCACATGACGGTTATTGATATCCGTTTTTACGTCGGGCAGCGTAGCGGGGTCAAGCAGCAGTGACTTTTCTTTGGTGACATATGTGAGAGTGTTCTTTGCGAAATCTTCGAGCACAGCGCCCAGATTTGCTTTCGACTCTTCTATGAGCGTATCGACTCTCTCTTTGGTGAGAACTTCGCCATGCGATAGAGTATTACCGTCTCTGCAGATCGCTCCATCTCTGATCTCAATCTGTTCGCCCTCATTAATGGTCTTAAAAAGTTCTTCACCCACATTGTCGATAAGGGCAATCCCTGCGTCTATAAGCACACGAGGTCCGAGGTTGGGGTAATGGCCCGAGCATGATTTTGCGGCGTTTATCACGGCCTTAACGCCTGCTTCTACTAGCATCTGCGCAGCGGTTGAGTCAATATCCTCGTGGTTTATGAGCGCAATATCGCCCGGTTTGAGCCGTTTGGCGAGGTCTTTTGTGCGTTTGTCGAGCCTAATTGTCCCTCTGATATGCAAGTGACAGCATCTCCCTGGCGTGTTGGGCAGCGGCCACGGATGATTCTTCACCGCCCAGCATCCGTGCCAATTCAGCAACCCTCTCTTCTTCTTCGAGTGTGGTTACTCTTACCATACTGCGTCCATCTAATACGATTTTATCGATCGAAAAGTGCCTGTCGGCCTTGCTGGCGACCTGAGGCAGGTGTGTGACGCACAGTATCTGGCAGCTCTTTGCAAGTGACGCGATCTTGTCGCCAAGGACCTGCGCGGTCCTACCGCCAATGCCTGTGTCGATCTCATCGAATACAAGAGTGGGTACCGACGCGCCTGCCGTCACCGACTTCAACGCGAGCATTATTCTTGACATCTCGCCGCCTGAAACTATCTTTGCCAATGGTTTTATGGGCTCGCCCGGGTTCGGCGAAATCATGAACTCCAACCCATCAGCGCCCTTCGGTCCAGGATCGATCGGCAGCATGCTCACTTCAAACTTTGTTTTACCCATCGCAAGGTCAGCCAGTTCGGATTCGACAGCTTTTTCAAACCTCGGCGCAGCAGCTTTTCTGAGCGCAGTAAGCCTTTCGCAGATACCACGCAGATTGTTTTGGAAATCTTCTATACGTCCAGCCAGTGAGGTTGACAGCTCCTCGGCATTTGTAAGCTCGTCTATCTTGCCGGACAGTTCATCGCCGTATTTGACGATTTCTTCTATCGTGTCTCCATATTTGCGCTTAAGGGCACGGATCAAATCAAGCCTCTCCTCGACCTGTTCCAGCCGGTCCGGGTTGGCCTCAACATTCTCCATATAGTCCCTGACCTGGATCAGCGCGTCCTGTGATGCGATAAGAGCAGTGTTGAGGTTATCAACAAACCCGCTCATTGAGGGGTCCATAACAGCCATCTTCTCAGCCGAACCTGCGGCGGCGCTTAATGAGTCGATACACCCCCCGTCCGCATTGAGCGCATCGTGGATCTCGGACGCCGCCGCGTATAGTTTTTCGGCGTTGGCGAGCCTGTTCCTTTCTAGGAGAAGCTCTTCATCCTCACCATGCTGAAGATTTGCATCCGATATCTCCTGCGCCTGGAAATTGTAGAGGTCCAGTAATCGCGCTCTTTCGCGCTCGTCGGATCGCAGCCTATCACGTTCGCCGCACAAATTCATCAGCTCAGCAAATATCTCCTGGGCCTGATCTTTAAGATTAATTGCATCCTCGCCGCACCAGTTGTCATAAATATCAATATGGGTAGGCACTGAGAGAAGAGACTGGTGCTCATGCTGGCCGTGGATATCGATCAGATGGGAAGTAATGTCTTTGAGCACGGAAGCCGTGGCGGGGCGTCCGTTTATACGACACTGCGACCTGCCTCCCTGAGCGATTTCACGGCTCAAAATAAGCAGGCCGTCTTCAGGTTCAAAGCCGTACTCAGACGCCGCACTGATTGCAGCCGGGTTGTCCGATACACTAAAGACAGCCTCCACAAAGGCTTTTTCAGTGCCTGTCCGAACGACCTCACTGCCGGTGCGTTCACCAAGCGCGGCGCCCATCGCGTCCACTATAATCGACTTGCCCGCGCCTGTCTCACCGGTAAGCGCATTGAACCCCGGCGCAACTTCCAGCCTCAAGTCATCTATCAGAGCAAAGTTTTGAATATGGAGCTCGATTAGCATTGTTTTTTAAAAAGGTTGACGATTATCGATTGACAGTCAGAGGTTGCCGGTATCGGCAAGTATGCTTATAGCCTTTCTGGCAATTCATCAACGAGTGTAACAGCACAGTCAGGACATTTACTGATACCAGTCTTGTATTCATATCGACACTTTGGACAATATGACACAGTATTGCACCTCATCTCAGCAATTTCGGCAAATTCCAAATCGTGATTAACAGAAATATTGGATTGACCTGACGCACCTGAACTGATAAATGAATTCTTGGATTTATCCACCACTGAACCTCTGACCCCAGTGCAGTCTGCGCTGCAGTTTGGAATAGAAGCTCTGGGCTTCCAGTTGGACCAGTTTGGCCGTAAAGCCGGCTTTGCCTATCTCCACTTTGTCGCCGCATATCAGGTGCTGCCCGAGTTGGCCGTCAATTGTGACCATTATATCGGGTTTGTCTTCGCGGCACTCAGGCGATATCTGCACACTCTCAGTGTCCGGCACTACCAACGAGCGCGCATTCATAGTGTGAGGGCAAATTGGCGTAATTATTAGCACATCCACATCGGGATGTACCACCGGCCCGCCTGCCGACAGCGAATACGCAGTGCTTCCGGTGGGGCTTGCTATGATAATCCCGTCGGCGGTATATGTAACGATAAACCGATTGTCGACGAAAGTGTTTAGCCCAAGCATTCTTGCGAATGGCCCTTTGGATACCACAACATCATTGAGCGCATAAAATGAGCTGATCTGCTTATTATCGCGCACTACAATTGCGTTAAGGACTACTCTTTCACTTATGGTGTAATCGCCTCGAAGAAACCTTTCGAGTGCAGCCTTTGCTTCATCCGGATGCGTTTCGGTGATAAAGCCGTATTGGCCGAAGTTGACGCCGATCATAAGTGTGCCGCGAGGAGCAGCAAGCCTGCTCCACCTGAGCATGGTCCCGTCGCCGCCGAGTACCATCAGCAGGTCTGCATCGAGCACCTCGCCCTCTGTTACAGAATACTGCGGCCTTCCCATAGCAGAGGCGACATCTTCCGTTATCAATGGGCGTACGTTCTTCTGGGCAAGCCAGTCCGCCAACTCAGCGGCAAGCTGCACGGCATCATTCTTATTCGGATTTGGCGCAAGTCCAACGGTTTTCAATATCTGCACCTAAAGTCTTGCCCGGATAGAATCCGGCACATGTAGTTCAAGCTAACCCATCACCTAATACCTAACATTCATTTGTATGCTGCTGGAATTGACAAGCTCAAAACCTAAACAATTAAGCTGACAGCGCTATTGTCGCAGAAAAAAGCAGATTCCTCGACTTCGCTCAGAATGACAGTATGCGAACAAATTTCTCTGATCGTGAATAGTTCAAGCTAACCATCACCTAATACCTAATACCTAACACCCATTAGGCTCCCGGGTTCTCAAGTCCCGGTTTTTCGCCAAAGCGCTCTAGGTTCTTGATTGCTTCCTCATTCTTCGGATCGATCCTAAGGGCTTTTCGATACTGCTCCTTGGCCTGGTCTACCTGGCCCTTCTTCTCAAGCTCCACGCCCAGATTGTTATAGGCAGGCGAGAACTTTGGAGAGAGGCTGATCGCCTTTTTATATTGCTCGATTGCCTCATCCGATTTGTTCATTTTCGCCAGAGTTGAGCCTATGCCGAAGTATGCGCTGCCTGACTTCGGATCGATTTTGGCTGCCGTCTCATACGCTTCCAATGCCTTCTCGTTATTGCCTTCCGTGAGGTAGATGTATCCGAGATTTAACGCAGCGCCGGCATTGTTTGGGTCTGCCGCAAGCAGGCCCTCCCATGCTTTTGCCGCTTCGGTGTTCTTGTTCAAAGTGGTATAGGCTGTGGCCAGGTTCTGCCATGCAGGCGCGAACTTGGGATTTTTGCCCGTCGCTTCCGACATCTTCGCGATCCCTTCATCAACTTTGCCTGCCTTGAACAATGCCCATCCGAAATAGGCTATTGTCTCGACATCATCGGGATTTGCCTTAGCTGCTTTCCTGAATGCTTCCGTGGAACCTAAGAAACTGTTTTTCTTCAAATAGAGCACGCCAAGGTTATACTGAGGAATAAATTCATCCGGCTTGATCTTGGCGGCGGCTTCATATTGCGCCAGAGCTTTCTCATCCTCACCCTGCGCGGCAAGAATACCTGCAAGTCCAGTGCGTGCCGTATAGTTCTGTGGGTCGGCTGCGCTTGCTTTCTCAAAAGCTGACTGTGCGTCCCGTATGTTCTTCTTGTCGTTTAACGCTATGCCCAGATTGATCCAGAAGTCAGCATTCTGCGGCGCAAGACCGGTTGCTTTTCGCAGTTCGGCAATTCCCTGGTCTGCTTTACCCATTTCTCCAAGCGCAAGGCCGAGATTGTTGTGAATATTCGCATCATTAGGGCTGAGCGCGGCCGCTTTATTGAACTCACCGACAGCGGCCTGGGCATCTTGTAACTTAAGATATGAGTTTCCGAGCCAGTAATAAGCCTCTGCCCAGTCTTTGCGCTGCTTTATGGCTTCCTGGAATTCCGATGCAGCGGCTTTGGCGTCGCCTGTCTGTAGATAGGCTATCCCGAGGTTAAATCGCAGGTCCGAACCGTCCGAGTTGAGCGCGCGCGCTTCTTTCAGCGCTGCCAGCGCATCGCTATATTTCTGCTGCGATAAAAGCATAAAGCCCAGCCAGCGCCTGCAGGTGGCGTCCTTGGGATCGGATTTCGCGGTCTGGGTAAGAGAAGCAATCGCTTCATCGGTCTTGCCCTGTTTGTAGAGTCTTACTCCATCTTCGGTGTTTGCGATTGTCGCTATCGGCACTAACAACGCGACCAGCATGATGGGAAGAATATTACGCATTAGGAGGCAGAATCTATTCATCTTATACAGCTCCGTCAGGTGTTGATCGTGCGGTAGAGCTCGCACCGTCCATATTATACCAGCGCCCAATGTTCAAAACAAGTTCGCAAGCTCTTGCAATATTGTTATTTTCAGAGGTAACATAAAACATTCGGAGGACTGTATGAGAATAATCGATCTTACGCATTCGATCACTCGCAAAAATGCGCCGCAGGATGTAATACCCGTGGTTGTCAGGTCTGCCGATCCGATCAGTCGTGTGGCTTTGGATGATCTGGTTACGCTTGCAACCGTAGTCGATCTGACCGAGCGCGCCGATGAGGCTGAGGTATCGCTTTGTGACATATCGAAAACGGGCGTAGCCGATATCAGGGGCTGCATACTTCGTACGGACTGGTGCGATCATTATCTTTCGGGGCTGCGCGTCCAATCGCCGATATTGACAATTGATGCCGCTTCATATCTGCTGCAGGGTGGCGTGCGCACCATAGCAGCGGACTTCCCAATCACAGCGGATGCAGCGGACCTGCTTCTGCACAATAACTGCATTATCATCCACTGCCTGAGCAACATATCCGAGCTTGGAAAGTCGATAGTACGTTTGGTGGCGCTTCCGCTCAAGATTGAGGAT is a genomic window of Armatimonadota bacterium containing:
- the steA gene encoding putative cytokinetic ring protein SteA; this translates as MHIRGTIRLDKRTKDLAKRLKPGDIALINHEDIDSTAAQMLVEAGVKAVINAAKSCSGHYPNLGPRVLIDAGIALIDNVGEELFKTINEGEQIEIRDGAICRDGNTLSHGEVLTKERVDTLIEESKANLGAVLEDFAKNTLTYVTKEKSLLLDPATLPDVKTDINNRHVLVVVRGETYKQDLAIIRHYIREMKPVLIGVDGGADALREMGLKPDIIIGDMDSVSDATLKCGAELIVHAYTSGKAPGLPRVQSLGLEPHVCAIPGTSEDLALLLAYEKGAELIVAVGTHSHLIDFLDKGRKGMSSTFLVRLKVGNRLVDAKGVSKLYRAQPSVKYVGILALAALVVMATVFALSPTMQERVQAMVDNLRSQFWQFYTKTRPWEWKR
- the recN gene encoding DNA repair protein RecN — protein: MLIELHIQNFALIDDLRLEVAPGFNALTGETGAGKSIIVDAMGAALGERTGSEVVRTGTEKAFVEAVFSVSDNPAAISAASEYGFEPEDGLLILSREIAQGGRSQCRINGRPATASVLKDITSHLIDIHGQHEHQSLLSVPTHIDIYDNWCGEDAINLKDQAQEIFAELMNLCGERDRLRSDERERARLLDLYNFQAQEISDANLQHGEDEELLLERNRLANAEKLYAAASEIHDALNADGGCIDSLSAAAGSAEKMAVMDPSMSGFVDNLNTALIASQDALIQVRDYMENVEANPDRLEQVEERLDLIRALKRKYGDTIEEIVKYGDELSGKIDELTNAEELSTSLAGRIEDFQNNLRGICERLTALRKAAAPRFEKAVESELADLAMGKTKFEVSMLPIDPGPKGADGLEFMISPNPGEPIKPLAKIVSGGEMSRIMLALKSVTAGASVPTLVFDEIDTGIGGRTAQVLGDKIASLAKSCQILCVTHLPQVASKADRHFSIDKIVLDGRSMVRVTTLEEEERVAELARMLGGEESSVAAAQHAREMLSLAYQRDN
- a CDS encoding glycosyltransferase, which translates into the protein MAGITVLIPAYNEQDTIGQTVQAALGMPGVDEVVVIDDGSEDETPFVAYDAGARVIQMNRNLGKGAAMNRGTAETDSDILLIIDADLGPSAAETYKLLEPILADQADMSIAVMKAPPGHKGGFGFVLKLARWGIKKYGGMLVTAPISGQRAIRRKLIEDIGGFEKGFGVETALTIDALRKGYKIVEVPLPLNHRVSGRTFKGFMHRGQQFIDITRALWKRRRP
- a CDS encoding rhomboid family intramembrane serine protease yields the protein MRGYTTSDKIRYWLFEDRIPLTKLIIIANAATFIAITLFKLGIFTYLLGFNSAIALKMPWTFVTYPLVAVGGDIISLLFGAYWLWVAGGSLERSWDTGRYALYFFLMCAITACGLWIGYVLLNIQISLIGLWLPLAGVTIAWAMMNPEQQILFFFIIPMKLKYLALLDVVLVLISYGQVNLLLGLFALLGCAFSYWYILPHDFGVRTRQDRGQVVRVHRRQSIMHKLNPFGWIKEKRDKDRLRKLFDDSYGDDDTRNR
- a CDS encoding copper transporter → MIDIRYHIYSLAAVFFALAVGIVIGTSFAKRTPITGTERSTITRYENSMRLLKREIDMAADDASKKAELAKNCEELCRVVLPTVVKDRLAWRNVAIVQTGDYDELSGNVKLALEMAGARVNSVTDINRSFPFDDDAKISAALINCGITPPGDPKEARDKIFSMLANLLYTGDYQHLLSKLEDSGIAKFTGEYNRHNRFIVLVGGAESRTTFSPQYIDTQLISQFAAPDVTIVGCEGTKCEGSYVPVWHKSGIATVDNVDSAIGQIALICALNGEKAQFGVKDTADRLIPQSLEKK
- a CDS encoding NAD(+)/NADH kinase, producing MKTVGLAPNPNKNDAVQLAAELADWLAQKNVRPLITEDVASAMGRPQYSVTEGEVLDADLLMVLGGDGTMLRWSRLAAPRGTLMIGVNFGQYGFITETHPDEAKAALERFLRGDYTISERVVLNAIVVRDNKQISSFYALNDVVVSKGPFARMLGLNTFVDNRFIVTYTADGIIIASPTGSTAYSLSAGGPVVHPDVDVLIITPICPHTMNARSLVVPDTESVQISPECREDKPDIMVTIDGQLGQHLICGDKVEIGKAGFTAKLVQLEAQSFYSKLQRRLHWGQRFSGG
- a CDS encoding cyclase family protein, with amino-acid sequence MRIIDLTHSITRKNAPQDVIPVVVRSADPISRVALDDLVTLATVVDLTERADEAEVSLCDISKTGVADIRGCILRTDWCDHYLSGLRVQSPILTIDAASYLLQGGVRTIAADFPITADAADLLLHNNCIIIHCLSNISELGKSIVRLVALPLKIEDAYSAEARVIAMEE
- a CDS encoding tetratricopeptide repeat protein, yielding MNRFCLLMRNILPIMLVALLVPIATIANTEDGVRLYKQGKTDEAIASLTQTAKSDPKDATCRRWLGFMLLSQQKYSDALAALKEARALNSDGSDLRFNLGIAYLQTGDAKAAASEFQEAIKQRKDWAEAYYWLGNSYLKLQDAQAAVGEFNKAAALSPNDANIHNNLGLALGEMGKADQGIAELRKATGLAPQNADFWINLGIALNDKKNIRDAQSAFEKASAADPQNYTARTGLAGILAAQGEDEKALAQYEAAAKIKPDEFIPQYNLGVLYLKKNSFLGSTEAFRKAAKANPDDVETIAYFGWALFKAGKVDEGIAKMSEATGKNPKFAPAWQNLATAYTTLNKNTEAAKAWEGLLAADPNNAGAALNLGYIYLTEGNNEKALEAYETAAKIDPKSGSAYFGIGSTLAKMNKSDEAIEQYKKAISLSPKFSPAYNNLGVELEKKGQVDQAKEQYRKALRIDPKNEEAIKNLERFGEKPGLENPGA